A genomic region of Candidatus Baltobacteraceae bacterium contains the following coding sequences:
- a CDS encoding ribonuclease HI family protein, translating to MATLFDSLPAEATLFADGGSRGNPGPAASGAVLIDADGTILDQIGRYLGTATNNVAEWTALCIGLERAAEHGFRRIAVRLDSELVVKQMRGEYRVKHADLQPLHRRAQALLRRFEHVDIKHVPRKLNKLADRLVNDVLDQEAVARNQ from the coding sequence ATGGCAACGCTCTTCGACTCTCTCCCTGCCGAGGCGACCCTGTTTGCCGACGGCGGCTCTCGCGGTAACCCGGGACCGGCGGCCAGCGGCGCGGTGCTGATCGATGCCGACGGCACGATTCTCGACCAAATCGGTCGCTATCTTGGCACGGCGACCAACAACGTTGCGGAATGGACCGCCCTCTGTATCGGGCTCGAGCGCGCGGCCGAGCACGGATTTCGGCGTATCGCAGTGCGGCTCGACTCCGAGCTGGTCGTCAAGCAGATGCGCGGCGAGTACCGCGTGAAGCACGCCGACCTGCAACCGCTCCATCGCCGTGCGCAGGCGCTGCTCCGGCGCTTCGAGCACGTCGACATCAAACACGTGCCGCGGAAGCTGAACAAGCTTGCCGACCGGCTCGTCAACGACGTGCTCGACCAGGAAGCGGTCGCGCGGAATCAGTAA
- a CDS encoding polysaccharide deacetylase family protein, with the protein MTFGARVAMQTLVACAAMALLGFWFYEFSESPSNQIFGRTLVSGPRDQRVVALTFDDGPNPPYTSAILDVLEKERVHATFFVVGRAVAAYPAVVRREVRDGDAIGNHTWSHGHLIWMDAARVRTSLARTDEAIYRAAGVRPRIMRPPFGARDWLVLDEVRRMGYTPVMWSVPLANDWEQPPPQTIADRIVPYVRDGSIVVLHDGNRGIVCGGRIPAKTCDRHTDIEATQLIIDRLRREGFRFVTVPELLARGGATHIRARGIE; encoded by the coding sequence ATGACGTTTGGTGCGCGCGTCGCGATGCAGACGTTGGTAGCCTGCGCGGCCATGGCGCTCCTCGGGTTTTGGTTCTACGAGTTTTCGGAAAGCCCGAGCAATCAGATCTTCGGGCGAACGCTGGTGAGCGGACCGCGAGACCAACGGGTTGTCGCGTTGACCTTCGATGACGGACCGAACCCGCCGTACACCAGCGCGATTCTGGACGTGCTCGAAAAGGAGCGCGTGCACGCCACGTTCTTCGTCGTCGGCCGGGCGGTGGCAGCCTACCCGGCGGTCGTGCGGCGTGAGGTGCGCGACGGTGACGCGATCGGGAATCACACCTGGTCGCACGGGCATCTGATCTGGATGGACGCGGCGCGCGTTCGTACCTCGCTCGCCCGCACCGACGAAGCGATCTATCGCGCGGCCGGCGTTCGCCCGCGCATCATGCGGCCGCCGTTCGGCGCGCGCGACTGGCTCGTGCTCGACGAAGTGCGGCGCATGGGGTACACGCCGGTGATGTGGTCGGTGCCGCTCGCCAACGATTGGGAACAACCACCGCCGCAAACGATCGCCGACCGTATCGTTCCCTACGTGCGGGACGGATCGATCGTCGTGCTGCACGACGGAAACCGCGGCATCGTCTGCGGCGGCCGTATACCCGCCAAAACGTGCGACCGCCACACCGACATCGAGGCGACGCAGCTGATCATCGACCGGCTGCGGCGCGAAGGGTTCCGCTTCGTCACCGTACCCGAGCTGCTGGCCCGCGGCGGTGCTACGCATATACGCGCCCGCGGAATCGAATGA
- a CDS encoding DUF3465 domain-containing protein, with protein sequence MVDLMATVTSRPTYFMGTHTNAEHEEFWAQTAAGPIEVIDNVDIAPRVPVSPGDRIEVRGEMVRDPGAPAPIVHWTHHDPAHRHPGGFIRFRGRVYA encoded by the coding sequence ATGGTCGATTTGATGGCGACGGTCACGAGCCGCCCTACGTACTTCATGGGGACGCACACCAACGCCGAACACGAGGAGTTCTGGGCCCAAACCGCTGCCGGCCCGATCGAGGTAATCGACAACGTCGACATCGCGCCCCGCGTGCCGGTGAGCCCGGGCGATCGGATCGAGGTACGCGGCGAGATGGTGCGTGACCCCGGCGCGCCGGCGCCGATCGTGCACTGGACGCACCACGACCCCGCGCATCGTCACCCCGGCGGGTTCATTCGATTCCGCGGGCGCGTATATGCGTAG
- a CDS encoding GNAT family protein, translating into MRVLLTERLRLVPVTTQNAAVLWQVLQQPGLREFQDLPDVDLAQFRRMVAARPARLEQGAWGRFEWLIFFEGVSEPVGWTSLRVGERATGSAEVGYSVVQSARGRGIATECVRAIAAEAFSRLHLRKLRAYCVPENRSSRAVLARAGFAEDGVLPRGATVQGQPVDVLGYVLDREQWEIRRSA; encoded by the coding sequence ATGCGGGTCCTCTTGACGGAACGGCTGCGTTTGGTCCCGGTGACCACCCAAAACGCGGCGGTGCTGTGGCAGGTTCTCCAGCAACCGGGTTTGCGCGAGTTTCAGGATCTGCCTGACGTCGATTTAGCGCAGTTCCGGCGTATGGTTGCGGCGCGGCCGGCACGGCTCGAGCAAGGCGCATGGGGCCGCTTCGAATGGCTGATTTTTTTTGAAGGCGTGAGCGAGCCCGTGGGTTGGACGTCGCTGCGCGTCGGCGAGCGCGCCACCGGTTCGGCCGAAGTCGGCTACAGCGTCGTGCAGTCGGCGCGCGGCCGCGGCATCGCAACCGAGTGCGTGCGGGCAATTGCCGCCGAAGCCTTCTCGCGGCTGCACTTGCGCAAGCTGCGTGCCTACTGCGTGCCCGAGAACCGCTCGTCGCGTGCCGTGCTCGCGCGTGCCGGCTTTGCGGAGGACGGCGTCTTACCGCGCGGCGCCACCGTGCAGGGTCAGCCGGTCGACGTCCTCGGCTACGTGCTCGACCGCGAGCAATGGGAAATCCGCCGCTCCGCTTAG
- a CDS encoding NUDIX hydrolase: MSAGIRLASGLAIADGRALLVASTYASHSQPLWNLPGGRVAPGELLSETVVREVREETGLTATVNELAYISESYDGATHVMNATFAIDVRGTIALPKSSDHIVAVEWVAIDRLASRIAIAVVRDPLMRYLRDRTRYFGVADAGVTIVWPEEAG; the protein is encoded by the coding sequence GTGAGCGCCGGCATCCGATTGGCGAGCGGACTCGCGATCGCGGACGGACGCGCGCTGCTCGTCGCCTCGACGTACGCATCGCATTCGCAGCCGCTTTGGAATCTGCCCGGCGGACGCGTCGCGCCGGGCGAGCTGCTCTCCGAAACGGTCGTTCGCGAGGTGCGCGAAGAAACGGGGCTCACGGCCACGGTGAACGAGCTCGCGTACATCAGCGAGAGTTATGACGGCGCCACGCACGTCATGAACGCGACCTTCGCGATCGACGTTCGCGGCACGATCGCGTTACCCAAAAGCAGCGATCACATCGTCGCAGTCGAGTGGGTTGCGATCGACCGCCTCGCCTCGCGCATCGCGATCGCGGTGGTGCGCGATCCGCTGATGCGCTACTTACGCGATCGGACGCGCTATTTCGGCGTTGCGGACGCCGGGGTCACGATCGTCTGGCCGGAAGAGGCCGGCTAA
- a CDS encoding glycosyltransferase family 1 protein: MLSVGVDAWNLPGDHRGIGRYLRAILHQWHRTFADRVKVTLIVPELLTWTVRSRYRRETNGENFAVVSRALHGRAKLDVLWFPWNGCSWTNFTLPAVATLHDATNFAIPGYAPQTQVIFRNAVAHCRSLITDSVFSATELARELSIPLERLTPVPLGVDLPADPQTSGAEIARAHPYVLFVGTAERRKGVDILVRAMDRVQRHDPSLRLVIAGSRGDGLTGGETIAMETPGFIDDRTLAALYRDAELFAFPSRYEGFGLPVLEAMAHGTPVITTRVAAIPEVAGDAALYVPPDDDAALADAIARVRGDAALAASLRERGRLRAAAMPWTQTAERTLEILEQAAS; the protein is encoded by the coding sequence ATGCTTTCAGTCGGCGTCGATGCCTGGAACCTTCCCGGCGATCACCGCGGCATCGGTCGATACCTGCGCGCGATCCTGCATCAGTGGCACAGAACGTTTGCCGATCGTGTCAAGGTGACGCTGATCGTTCCGGAGCTGCTCACGTGGACGGTGCGCAGCCGTTACCGCCGGGAAACCAACGGGGAAAATTTCGCGGTGGTCTCACGCGCGCTGCACGGTCGCGCCAAGCTCGACGTGCTTTGGTTTCCGTGGAATGGCTGCAGTTGGACGAATTTCACCCTGCCTGCGGTCGCGACGCTGCACGATGCGACCAATTTTGCCATCCCCGGGTACGCACCGCAAACGCAAGTGATCTTTCGCAACGCGGTCGCCCATTGCCGTTCGCTCATTACCGATTCGGTTTTTTCTGCGACCGAACTCGCGCGCGAGCTTTCGATTCCGCTCGAGCGGCTCACGCCGGTTCCGCTCGGCGTCGATCTGCCGGCCGATCCGCAAACGAGTGGCGCCGAGATCGCGCGCGCGCATCCGTACGTACTCTTCGTCGGCACCGCCGAACGGCGCAAGGGCGTGGACATCTTGGTACGGGCGATGGACCGCGTCCAGCGGCACGACCCATCGCTGCGTTTGGTGATTGCCGGGTCACGCGGCGACGGCTTGACCGGCGGCGAAACGATCGCGATGGAAACGCCCGGATTCATCGACGACCGGACGCTGGCCGCGCTCTATCGCGATGCCGAACTCTTCGCCTTCCCCTCGCGCTACGAGGGCTTCGGCCTACCGGTGCTGGAGGCGATGGCACACGGAACACCCGTTATTACGACACGGGTCGCGGCGATACCCGAGGTCGCCGGCGATGCAGCGCTCTACGTCCCGCCCGACGACGACGCGGCGCTTGCCGACGCGATCGCGCGCGTCCGCGGCGATGCGGCGCTGGCAGCCTCGCTGCGTGAGCGCGGTCGGCTTCGCGCCGCCGCGATGCCGTGGACGCAAACCGCGGAAAGGACACTCGAAATATTGGAGCAGGCTGCATCGTGA
- a CDS encoding glycosyltransferase family 9 protein translates to MMRLFGRRHTAPPPYTMELPVYSDDGGAFGGVRNRRVLIYWPHGFGDFVHLSHVVPLLEPSNEYFLTRFGDDFVHLYDEGERVRPLFSGSRALGDGSTFGASPHFGIDLDHPPDGAWRLDVPEPLKSRMLDRGIDAVLVCRYPEMTGRTPYPWQTKARYLASRIVSPQRLAATDFSLPLRSSLAFRAPAGVTERIEARLRDFVDAGARLYLVSSGGHTQVDKIWPEREVASFARELQRRDPLARIMTIDERTSAAIGRERGLAPTSTDLFADLDLPFAHVLVTLIRAAHAYVGVASGPLHAAIAMGGRPTIGIWLAHWPEYYDEPSAETLHLVGPMVYRRKLDRRIGAFTKANAGVLNYRIEAYRRHPPSSTDVLDALERFSAS, encoded by the coding sequence ATGATGCGTCTCTTCGGTCGCCGCCATACCGCGCCGCCGCCCTATACGATGGAGCTGCCGGTCTATTCCGATGACGGCGGCGCATTCGGCGGGGTAAGGAACCGGCGCGTGCTGATCTACTGGCCGCACGGCTTCGGCGACTTCGTACATCTCTCGCACGTCGTGCCGCTCCTCGAACCCTCGAACGAGTATTTCCTCACTCGTTTCGGTGACGATTTCGTTCATCTCTACGATGAAGGCGAGCGTGTGCGCCCGCTCTTCTCGGGTTCGCGCGCGCTCGGCGACGGGTCGACGTTCGGCGCGTCGCCGCACTTCGGAATCGACCTCGATCATCCGCCGGACGGTGCGTGGCGGCTCGACGTACCCGAGCCGCTCAAATCGCGCATGCTCGATCGCGGCATCGATGCGGTGCTCGTGTGCCGGTATCCGGAGATGACCGGACGCACTCCCTATCCGTGGCAGACCAAAGCCCGCTATCTGGCGAGCCGCATCGTCTCGCCGCAACGGCTTGCCGCGACCGACTTCTCGCTGCCGCTGCGCAGTTCGCTCGCCTTTCGGGCCCCCGCCGGCGTGACCGAACGCATCGAAGCGCGCTTGCGCGACTTCGTCGATGCCGGCGCGCGGCTCTATCTCGTTTCGTCGGGCGGGCACACGCAAGTCGACAAGATCTGGCCCGAGCGCGAAGTTGCGAGCTTCGCGCGCGAGCTGCAGCGGCGCGATCCGCTGGCTCGGATCATGACGATCGACGAGCGCACCAGTGCGGCGATCGGTCGCGAACGCGGCCTCGCGCCGACGAGCACCGATCTCTTCGCGGATCTCGATCTGCCCTTTGCGCACGTGCTGGTGACGCTGATACGCGCGGCGCATGCCTACGTCGGCGTTGCTTCGGGCCCGCTGCATGCCGCGATCGCGATGGGCGGACGGCCGACGATCGGGATCTGGCTTGCGCATTGGCCGGAATATTACGACGAACCGTCTGCGGAAACGCTGCATTTGGTAGGACCGATGGTCTACCGCCGCAAGCTCGACCGGCGCATCGGGGCGTTCACCAAAGCGAACGCCGGCGTCCTGAACTACCGCATCGAAGCCTACCGAAGGCATCCACCCTCGAGCACCGACGTGCTGGATGCACTGGAGCGTTTCTCGGCTAGTTAG
- a CDS encoding DHA2 family efflux MFS transporter permease subunit yields MRNPFAHRDDAPIALITITTMLGLIMAIIDTTIVNVALDTIGGNLGASVDEVSWVATGYILANVVVMPLNGWLTAFLGRKRFYAASLALFTIASFLCGTATSITQLVIYRVIQGIGGGALQPTAQAILFETYPPERRGAAMAIFGLGAMVGPAIGPTLGGYIVDNASWPLIFFINIPIGIAAVMMTMMFIPNPKYIEKPKAGLDFTGLGLMTVGLASLQYVLERGEHDDWYSSNTITILTIVSIVALVLFIWKMTRDRHPLVNLHVFRYRSFTIGNILGIISGFGLFGTNLILPLFFQQILNFTAFDTGMALLPGAISTAISMLIIGRILNRIDPRLSIAFGFLVFGYSTWMLGGLNTNAGYWDVFWPRLIQGFGLGFLFVPLTTVSLGDVPISEMAGATGVYTLVRQIGGSFGIAILTTLLVHQTAVAWNELASGVTQTHGYSINTLTSIVAQQSTMIAYDYLFRVTAIIFALATPLVFLIRVKQRTAGAPAGAVAAAD; encoded by the coding sequence ATGCGCAACCCTTTCGCCCACCGCGACGACGCCCCGATCGCGTTGATCACGATCACCACCATGCTCGGCCTGATCATGGCGATCATCGATACCACGATCGTGAACGTTGCGCTCGACACGATCGGGGGCAATCTGGGCGCCTCGGTCGACGAAGTCTCATGGGTCGCGACCGGCTACATCCTTGCCAACGTGGTCGTGATGCCCCTCAACGGCTGGCTCACCGCCTTCCTCGGCCGCAAGCGCTTTTATGCTGCCTCGCTCGCGCTCTTCACGATCGCTTCCTTTCTGTGCGGTACGGCGACCAGCATCACCCAGCTCGTGATCTATCGCGTGATCCAAGGTATCGGCGGCGGCGCGCTGCAGCCGACCGCGCAGGCGATTCTCTTTGAAACCTATCCCCCCGAACGGCGCGGCGCCGCGATGGCGATCTTCGGACTAGGCGCGATGGTCGGCCCGGCAATCGGTCCGACGCTCGGCGGCTACATCGTGGATAATGCGAGCTGGCCGCTGATTTTCTTCATCAACATCCCAATCGGCATCGCAGCCGTCATGATGACGATGATGTTCATTCCCAATCCCAAATACATCGAGAAGCCGAAGGCCGGCCTCGATTTTACCGGACTGGGCCTGATGACCGTCGGATTGGCATCGCTGCAGTACGTGCTTGAGCGCGGGGAACACGACGACTGGTATAGCTCGAACACGATCACGATCTTGACGATCGTTTCGATCGTCGCCCTCGTGCTGTTCATCTGGAAAATGACCCGCGACCGCCATCCGCTGGTGAACCTGCACGTCTTCAGGTACCGCTCGTTCACGATCGGCAACATTCTCGGCATCATCAGCGGCTTCGGCCTGTTCGGGACCAACCTCATCTTGCCGTTGTTCTTTCAGCAGATCCTGAATTTTACGGCGTTCGATACCGGCATGGCGCTGTTGCCCGGCGCGATCTCGACCGCGATCAGCATGCTGATCATCGGCCGGATCCTCAACCGCATCGATCCGCGGCTGTCGATCGCATTCGGGTTCTTGGTTTTCGGGTATTCCACGTGGATGCTCGGTGGTTTGAACACCAACGCCGGCTACTGGGACGTTTTCTGGCCGCGGCTCATTCAGGGCTTTGGCCTCGGTTTTCTGTTCGTACCGCTCACGACCGTTTCGCTCGGCGACGTCCCGATTTCAGAAATGGCCGGCGCAACCGGCGTGTACACGCTGGTTCGCCAAATCGGCGGCAGTTTCGGCATAGCCATTCTCACCACGCTGCTGGTGCACCAGACCGCGGTCGCCTGGAACGAGCTCGCGTCCGGCGTGACGCAAACGCACGGGTACTCGATCAACACGTTGACCTCGATCGTGGCGCAGCAGTCGACGATGATCGCCTACGACTATCTCTTTCGCGTGACCGCAATCATTTTTGCGCTGGCGACGCCGCTCGTGTTTCTCATCCGTGTGAAGCAGCGAACGGCCGGCGCTCCCGCCGGCGCGGTGGCGGCGGCGGACTAA
- a CDS encoding ATP-binding protein, with product MSLRRRIALTITVLVAASSIVFAAISLVVLERTLRAELDAKLTTLALAVGEIADVHHGVLSIDARDVLQIKRLHVPEEHIAVLDREGRLFYGEAVPTGAQAAGYRFARTTKLDMTTAGFGTVVTWQSDRWIADVARASLTTFSLVGVVLVIIAALFSRALANAMLGPVERIAQLAEQIEARDLSKRIRTGGNDELSRLCASFDRMLDRLEASFETERRFVADASHELRTPLAVARAETDLALRRPRDAQKYRAALESIDGELTRIELLVDGLLDTMRDRAVVAREPVNVAAVVTRVAERMRNTAREVRVAVHGDRAVVRGHGDSIERATTAVLHNAATHGGGGTIGVRIVADARWVRVDVADDGPGFCGEALVHATERFWRADSARSRGGTGLGLSIARVLIEAHGGEVRLANGPGRGAVVSLLLPAN from the coding sequence GTGAGCCTGCGCCGGCGTATCGCGCTCACGATAACGGTGCTCGTCGCCGCGAGCTCGATCGTCTTCGCCGCGATCTCGCTTGTTGTACTGGAACGTACGCTTCGCGCCGAACTCGACGCGAAACTGACGACGCTTGCGCTCGCGGTGGGCGAAATCGCCGACGTTCACCACGGCGTGCTTTCGATCGACGCAAGAGATGTTCTCCAAATCAAGCGCCTCCACGTGCCGGAAGAGCATATCGCCGTGCTCGACCGCGAGGGTCGCCTTTTCTACGGCGAAGCCGTTCCCACCGGCGCGCAGGCCGCGGGCTATCGCTTCGCGCGGACGACCAAACTCGACATGACGACCGCCGGCTTCGGCACGGTCGTAACCTGGCAGAGCGATCGGTGGATCGCCGACGTGGCGCGCGCGAGCCTTACGACGTTCAGCTTGGTCGGCGTCGTGCTGGTGATAATCGCCGCTCTTTTCTCCCGAGCCCTTGCAAACGCGATGCTCGGTCCGGTAGAACGAATCGCGCAACTCGCCGAGCAGATCGAAGCGCGCGATCTCTCCAAACGGATACGGACCGGCGGCAACGACGAACTCTCGCGCCTGTGCGCGAGCTTCGATCGCATGCTCGACCGGCTCGAGGCCAGCTTCGAAACCGAGCGCCGTTTCGTCGCCGATGCATCGCACGAACTGCGCACGCCGCTCGCCGTGGCGCGCGCTGAAACCGATCTGGCATTACGGCGTCCGCGTGACGCGCAGAAATATCGCGCGGCGCTGGAATCGATCGACGGCGAGTTGACGCGGATCGAGCTTCTGGTCGACGGCTTGCTGGATACGATGCGCGATCGCGCGGTCGTGGCGCGCGAACCCGTCAACGTCGCCGCGGTCGTCACGCGCGTGGCCGAGCGGATGCGAAATACGGCGCGTGAGGTTCGGGTCGCGGTTCATGGCGACCGAGCCGTCGTGCGCGGGCACGGCGATTCGATCGAGCGCGCAACGACCGCCGTCCTCCACAACGCGGCGACGCACGGCGGGGGAGGGACGATCGGCGTACGGATCGTGGCCGATGCCAGGTGGGTGCGCGTCGACGTCGCCGACGACGGTCCCGGATTTTGCGGCGAGGCGCTCGTTCACGCGACCGAACGATTTTGGCGGGCGGACTCCGCGCGCTCGCGCGGCGGAACGGGTCTAGGCCTCTCGATCGCCCGCGTTCTGATCGAAGCCCACGGCGGCGAGGTCCGTTTGGCGAACGGACCCGGCCGTGGAGCCGTTGTCAGCCTGCTCCTACCCGCGAACTAA
- a CDS encoding response regulator transcription factor has translation MRVMIVEDDTALRRLIVRGLQEDGHVADALPDGRECADYLIATCYDVAILDLNLPHRDGLAVLRELRERGIGTPVLLLTARVDARDVVDGLDAGADDYLRKPFALDELHARLRSLARRAPTWSDDLLRCDDLVFDRRSREARRGERPIDLTSKEVALLETLLRNAGRTVTREALIDAVWDRSTDPASNVLDVYARRLRMKLCAIGEPPLLHTVRGIGFKLGPTG, from the coding sequence ATGCGCGTGATGATCGTTGAAGATGACACCGCGTTGCGACGGCTTATCGTTCGGGGTCTGCAAGAAGATGGCCACGTCGCCGACGCGCTCCCCGATGGTCGCGAGTGCGCTGACTATTTGATCGCGACGTGTTACGACGTTGCGATCCTCGACCTCAATCTTCCTCATCGCGACGGTCTCGCCGTGCTTCGCGAGCTTCGTGAACGCGGTATCGGTACGCCGGTTCTGCTTCTCACGGCGCGGGTGGATGCTCGCGACGTCGTCGACGGACTCGACGCGGGCGCCGATGACTATCTTCGCAAACCGTTCGCGCTCGATGAACTGCACGCGCGCCTTCGGTCCCTCGCCCGCCGCGCGCCGACCTGGAGCGACGATCTGCTGCGCTGCGACGATCTCGTCTTCGATCGCCGCTCGCGCGAAGCTCGCCGCGGCGAGCGTCCGATCGACCTTACATCCAAGGAGGTCGCCTTGCTCGAGACGCTGCTGCGCAATGCTGGGCGTACGGTGACGCGGGAGGCATTGATTGATGCGGTGTGGGACCGTTCCACCGATCCCGCTTCGAATGTCCTCGACGTGTATGCGCGCCGGTTGCGGATGAAACTCTGTGCGATCGGCGAGCCGCCGCTGCTCCACACGGTTCGCGGCATCGGGTTCAAGTTGGGACCGACCGGGTGA